One stretch of Halichoerus grypus chromosome 10, mHalGry1.hap1.1, whole genome shotgun sequence DNA includes these proteins:
- the BANF2 gene encoding barrier-to-autointegration factor-like protein: MDHMSPRLRAFLSEPIGEKDVAWVDGISRELAVNLVTKGFNKAYILLGQFLLMHKNEAEFQKWLICCCGATECEAQESSHCLKEWCSCFL; encoded by the exons ATGGATCATATGTCTCCCAGGCTGAGAGCCTTCCTCTCTGAACCCATCGGAGAAAAGGATGTTGCCTGGGTGGACGGGATCAGCCGTGAGCTTGCAGTCAATTTGGTCACCAAAGGTTTCAACAAg GCCTACATCCTGTTGGGACAGTTCCTTCTGATGCACAAGAACGAAGCGGAGTTTCAGAAGTGGCTCATCTGCTGTTGTGGTGCCACTGAGTGTGAGGCCCAGGAGAGTTCTCATTGTCTGAAGGAGTGGTGCTCCTGCTTCCTATAG